Within Nitrospira sp. MA-1, the genomic segment TGGGCTCTCCACCACGGGGAAGAACCTCGCCTTGATCGCCTTCCTTGAAACGACGGGCATGCTCGATTGGCAGATTGGCAAACACCCACACCTGACTGGTATCCACAATTTCAAAGAACTCGTCTCCTGCCGCTACGCCCTGACCCAGCACGATTTTTTGATTCACGACGGTTCCACTAAGAGGGGCCCGGAGCAAATATTTGTGGCCCTCCAAATGGCTCCCATGCTCCATTTGTTGGAGTTCCTGTGGGCTGAGCCCCATGTTCAGGAGCTTTTCCCGGACGTGTTGATAGACGGCCTGGGCTTCAATCTGCTGTCCACGGTCTTCCAGAAACCGACGTTGAGAAATAATGTTTTCAGCCAGGAGTTGTTTGGTTCGCCTAAAGTTGCTGGAGGCCACATCCAATTTGGATTTGGCCACCAGGTATTCCTGGACTAATTCATCCAAGCGCATGCTTTCAACGGCCGCGAGCGGCTGATCTTTATTCACCCGATCCCCTAATTGCACCATAACCTTATCCACTTGCCCGGGGATGCGAGAGGAAACTTTTGCCACGTGGGAGAGATCAAGGGCGACATGTCCCGGAGCCGAAATTGAATGCGGGGTCAGGCGTTCTTTAACTTCTTCAATTCGGATTCGTTGACGCGCTTGGTCAGGGACATGATCCACATGAAAGGTTTGTTCGGAATGGGGGCTAAGATCGGTAGAGGAAACAGCCGGATCTTTGTCCGGAGGGCTACCCGCTGGTGGCTGGGTGTCGGAACAACCCAAAGGGAACAGCCCGAGAAGGCAAAAAACAGGGATCCATCTCCAATACCTGTGGTTCAGTTTCTTCATGAATGACTCATTCGGACAAAAAATCTCCTCTGACAACAGACTATCAGGGCGTTCATGTTAACGGTGGTTCTTTCCGGTTGGGAAGGTGATTGTGAATGTGGTGCCGTATCCGACTTGACTCTGTGCATGGATCGTTCCTCCGTGGGCTTCGACAATCTCTTTGACGATTGCCAATCCCAGGCCTGTTCCTCCTGAATGGCGATCCCGTGCCTGGTCGATTCGATAGAATCGCTCAAACAG encodes:
- a CDS encoding efflux RND transporter periplasmic adaptor subunit, which gives rise to MKKLNHRYWRWIPVFCLLGLFPLGCSDTQPPAGSPPDKDPAVSSTDLSPHSEQTFHVDHVPDQARQRIRIEEVKERLTPHSISAPGHVALDLSHVAKVSSRIPGQVDKVMVQLGDRVNKDQPLAAVESMRLDELVQEYLVAKSKLDVASSNFRRTKQLLAENIISQRRFLEDRGQQIEAQAVYQHVREKLLNMGLSPQELQQMEHGSHLEGHKYLLRAPLSGTVVNQKIVLGQGVAAGDEFFEIVDTSQVWVFANLPIEHARRFKEGDQGEVLPRGGEPITARLTYIAPVADATTRTIRVRFDVENSNGRLKPNEYVDVRLIDQQQPVLSIPLSALTMVEGVRGVFVQRGNGYDFVFIETGQEGGGLVEIKRGLKLGEHVVTEGVFDLKNAIMKPSAHEH